A single Crateriforma conspicua DNA region contains:
- a CDS encoding vitamin K epoxide reductase family protein has translation MMPGRPSPAPEISSSALSSPMWAKRFHVAVVATASLLAFSGLVLSLYLAWSGLTGSTVAGCDGSTFDCNHVLTSRWSKVFGLPVGLFAAGVYIAVLGLLAAGTLSPRASLLQRSALAFLLMTATVSAIWFVALQFYMQKFCFYCCTTHACSVLTTLVVVPGLRLPWKRLLMVTAMGVAAVGTLTLIQWQSEPPQTFRIETHDELPPLLTEPGQSSDDVFGAPATFDAPGSATGDDVFSAPGVFDAPTESTPGLFDAPAVDDAEPTQPPADELPVFEAPANGPPVFNAPVQDSASTPADHPADSGRFAWAAASPWLSLMGVVAADGDEEEKEEPRLVPVSSGRRQLNIAQWPLYGDLDAKYVVVAMFDYTCTHCRSTCKAIREAVEKDGLDLAVVALPTPLHRSCNDAATSNDPAGAHRCDVAKMAVAVWLADREKFQQFHDFLMSQQRSAGEARAKAIELIGAEQFNQRMASKTPSDYIAKTVFLYKESGAGTLPKLVFPRTTVVGEISSGSTITNLVKQNLR, from the coding sequence ATGATGCCAGGAAGGCCAAGCCCTGCCCCGGAAATTTCCTCGTCCGCCCTGTCGTCACCGATGTGGGCCAAGCGGTTTCACGTCGCCGTGGTCGCGACGGCCAGTTTATTGGCGTTCAGCGGTCTGGTCCTAAGCTTGTATTTGGCCTGGTCAGGATTGACCGGTTCGACCGTCGCCGGCTGTGACGGCAGCACGTTTGATTGCAATCACGTGCTAACCAGCCGTTGGTCGAAAGTCTTCGGCTTGCCCGTCGGCTTGTTCGCCGCGGGGGTCTACATCGCCGTTTTGGGTTTGCTAGCCGCCGGCACGTTGTCGCCGCGGGCGTCGCTGCTGCAGCGCAGTGCCCTGGCCTTCTTGCTGATGACGGCAACGGTATCAGCCATCTGGTTCGTGGCCTTGCAGTTCTACATGCAAAAATTTTGCTTCTACTGCTGCACCACTCATGCGTGCAGCGTGCTGACCACCTTGGTGGTGGTACCGGGATTGCGGCTGCCCTGGAAACGGCTGTTGATGGTGACTGCCATGGGGGTCGCCGCGGTTGGAACGTTGACACTGATCCAGTGGCAATCGGAGCCGCCGCAGACGTTCCGCATCGAAACTCATGACGAATTGCCGCCCTTACTGACCGAACCGGGGCAGTCATCCGACGATGTCTTCGGTGCACCGGCGACCTTTGACGCGCCCGGATCCGCAACCGGGGACGACGTCTTTTCGGCACCCGGCGTCTTTGATGCCCCGACCGAATCGACGCCCGGTTTATTTGATGCCCCGGCGGTCGATGACGCGGAACCCACCCAACCGCCGGCCGATGAACTGCCCGTCTTCGAAGCGCCCGCGAACGGCCCGCCGGTCTTCAACGCTCCGGTTCAAGATTCCGCATCAACGCCTGCCGATCATCCGGCCGACAGCGGGCGATTCGCCTGGGCTGCCGCATCACCCTGGCTTTCGTTGATGGGTGTGGTCGCCGCGGATGGTGACGAAGAAGAAAAGGAAGAACCCCGGCTGGTCCCGGTTTCGTCGGGCCGCCGCCAATTGAACATTGCCCAGTGGCCGTTGTACGGTGATCTGGATGCAAAGTACGTCGTCGTCGCCATGTTCGACTACACATGCACCCATTGTCGTTCGACCTGCAAAGCAATCCGCGAAGCGGTAGAGAAAGATGGCTTGGATCTAGCGGTCGTGGCTCTGCCCACACCGTTGCACCGATCTTGCAACGACGCGGCGACCAGCAACGATCCCGCCGGAGCCCACCGCTGTGACGTCGCCAAGATGGCTGTCGCGGTCTGGTTGGCCGACCGAGAAAAGTTTCAACAGTTCCACGACTTTTTGATGTCGCAACAGCGGTCCGCCGGTGAAGCCCGTGCGAAGGCGATTGAATTGATCGGCGCCGAACAATTCAATCAGCGTATGGCCAGCAAGACCCCGTCGGACTACATCGCCAAGACGGTGTTTCTGTACAAAGAATCGGGCGCCGGAACCTTGCCCAAGCTGGTCTTTCCGCGGACGACCGTGGTCGGCGAAATCAGCAGCGGTTCGACGATCACCAACTTGGTCAAGCAAAACCTGCGTTAA
- a CDS encoding sigma-70 family RNA polymerase sigma factor: MHTTYRDAKVKELRDQLIRFSPKANKSELADAAESLHNDVTEDRQYAYDFVYFRLTKFRPENPSRHNIAGVDLRHDLRQMIEDLTEAAEIPVEQVAQPVHTLKDLARMFRVSTKTISRWRNAGLVSRKYVVDGRKRVGFLHTSIEHFSQQNREKVRRGERFSQLSDEEKSEIVERARQLVEGGATPAEVTRQIAEQMGRSPETIRYTLKNFDADHKSLAIFPSHRDTLTDDDKRTLFRMHSQGMTVSQLCKRFNRSRASINRLLLDVRVQCVFELPLDYIYNEDFDQPGRDAEFLGETPEPAKAARKVRPPADLPSYLAALYDVPLLTREQEYHLFRKMNYLKHQASRLREQLSDNRWNSDDSMSKTERIDRINQLYEEAVKVKNLIVQSNLRLVVSIAKRHVAKVDDLFTLISDGNMSLIRAVEKFDYSRGNKFSTYASWAIMKNFARTIPSEFKHRDRFRTTTEELFLLRQDDRMDPYVEESAHLRRKRELSKILNRLDEREQQIISARFGLGRGSEPLTLKEVGEKMGVTKERIRQLEARALVKLREAADEERIDVELGSA; this comes from the coding sequence ATGCATACGACTTATCGCGACGCAAAAGTCAAGGAACTTCGTGACCAACTGATCCGCTTTTCGCCCAAGGCGAACAAGTCGGAATTGGCAGATGCCGCGGAGTCGCTGCATAACGACGTCACCGAAGACCGTCAGTACGCGTACGACTTTGTCTACTTTCGTTTGACCAAGTTTCGGCCGGAAAACCCCAGCCGTCACAATATCGCCGGCGTCGACCTGCGACATGACTTGCGGCAAATGATCGAAGACCTGACCGAAGCGGCCGAAATCCCGGTCGAACAAGTCGCCCAGCCGGTCCACACACTGAAGGACTTGGCACGGATGTTTCGTGTATCCACCAAGACGATCAGTCGCTGGCGAAACGCCGGACTGGTCAGCCGGAAATATGTCGTCGACGGACGCAAACGCGTCGGTTTCCTGCACACCAGCATTGAACACTTCAGCCAACAGAACCGGGAAAAGGTTCGCCGTGGGGAACGTTTCAGTCAGCTGAGTGACGAAGAGAAAAGCGAGATCGTCGAACGAGCACGTCAATTGGTCGAAGGCGGTGCGACGCCGGCCGAAGTGACCCGGCAAATCGCCGAACAGATGGGACGCAGCCCGGAAACGATCCGTTACACGCTGAAGAACTTCGACGCCGATCACAAGTCGCTGGCGATTTTCCCCAGCCATCGCGACACGCTGACCGACGACGACAAGCGGACGCTGTTCCGGATGCACAGCCAAGGCATGACCGTCAGCCAACTTTGCAAGCGGTTCAATCGGTCCCGCGCCAGCATCAACCGTCTACTGTTGGACGTTCGGGTGCAGTGCGTGTTCGAACTGCCGCTGGACTACATCTACAACGAAGACTTTGACCAGCCGGGCCGCGACGCGGAATTCTTGGGCGAAACGCCGGAACCGGCCAAGGCCGCGCGAAAGGTGCGTCCGCCCGCCGATCTTCCCAGCTACTTGGCCGCCCTTTACGACGTGCCACTGCTGACCCGCGAACAGGAATACCACCTGTTCCGCAAGATGAACTATCTGAAGCACCAAGCCAGCCGGTTGCGGGAACAATTGTCCGACAACCGCTGGAACAGCGACGATTCGATGTCCAAGACCGAGCGAATCGATCGCATTAATCAACTGTATGAAGAAGCCGTGAAGGTGAAGAACCTGATCGTGCAAAGCAACCTTCGTTTGGTGGTTTCGATCGCCAAGCGACACGTGGCCAAGGTCGATGACCTGTTCACGTTGATCAGCGACGGCAACATGTCACTGATCCGCGCGGTGGAAAAGTTTGACTACTCGCGTGGAAACAAGTTCAGCACCTATGCGTCGTGGGCGATCATGAAAAACTTCGCCCGCACGATTCCCAGCGAGTTCAAGCATCGGGACCGTTTCCGAACGACCACCGAAGAATTGTTCTTGCTGCGTCAGGACGACCGGATGGATCCGTACGTCGAGGAATCGGCGCACCTGCGACGCAAACGCGAACTGTCGAAAATCCTGAATCGTCTGGACGAAAGGGAACAACAGATCATTTCCGCCCGCTTCGGACTGGGACGCGGCAGCGAACCGCTGACCCTGAAAGAAGTCGGCGAAAAGATGGGTGTGACGAAGGAAAGAATTCGCCAACTGGAAGCCCGAGCGTTGGTGAAACTGCGTGAAGCCGCCGATGAAGAACGGATCGACGTTGAACTGGGAAGCGCCTAA
- a CDS encoding HD domain-containing protein: MNQTPTDASLPVDRPSVIRQVRGIVIDRMSGQGAGHDADHVLRVWRTARWIQRQTGGDAFVVELAALLHDIGDAKFHQGIERSGVLSKHILATFSVPADVVDQVVHIVDNISFRKAADPNTLSIEAKIVQDADRLDALGAIGIVRTIEYGAVKGQPFHRPGCDDPSKSGIGHFHEKLFKLRGLLNTEAAKQIAEERETFMRDFLAQFLSECDTAGDDAGTGVTDPADV; encoded by the coding sequence ATGAACCAAACACCCACTGACGCATCATTGCCCGTGGATCGGCCATCGGTGATCCGGCAAGTACGCGGTATCGTCATTGATCGCATGTCAGGCCAGGGTGCCGGACACGACGCCGACCACGTACTGCGAGTCTGGCGAACGGCGCGTTGGATCCAACGTCAAACCGGCGGAGATGCCTTTGTGGTGGAATTGGCCGCGCTGTTGCACGACATCGGCGACGCAAAATTTCACCAGGGAATCGAACGCAGCGGCGTGCTGTCAAAGCACATCCTGGCGACGTTTTCAGTTCCCGCTGACGTCGTCGATCAGGTGGTTCACATCGTCGACAATATTTCGTTTCGCAAAGCCGCCGATCCGAACACCCTGTCGATCGAAGCAAAAATCGTCCAAGACGCCGATCGATTGGACGCACTGGGTGCGATCGGAATCGTGCGGACGATCGAATACGGCGCGGTCAAAGGCCAACCGTTTCATCGCCCGGGATGCGATGATCCTTCCAAATCGGGCATCGGCCACTTTCACGAAAAGCTGTTCAAGCTGCGTGGCCTGTTGAACACCGAAGCCGCGAAACAGATCGCCGAAGAACGCGAAACGTTCATGCGAGACTTCTTGGCGCAGTTCCTTAGCGAATGCGACACCGCCGGCGACGACGCTGGAACCGGCGTGACCGATCCGGCGGACGTTTAA
- a CDS encoding four-helix bundle copper-binding protein yields the protein MSQATATMQQCIENCQHCQTTCSQMLTETCLVEGGPHVQQDHVKAMLDCVAACQACVDFMSRHSAFHDRYCGACAEICRVCADSCQQIGGMDQCVDACRACQESCSAMAA from the coding sequence ATGAGCCAAGCAACCGCAACGATGCAGCAGTGCATTGAAAACTGCCAACATTGTCAAACAACGTGCAGCCAAATGTTGACCGAAACATGTCTGGTCGAAGGCGGGCCGCATGTCCAGCAGGACCACGTCAAAGCCATGCTGGACTGTGTTGCCGCGTGTCAGGCGTGTGTCGATTTCATGAGCCGCCACAGTGCGTTTCATGATCGCTACTGCGGCGCCTGTGCCGAAATCTGTCGCGTTTGTGCCGACAGTTGCCAACAGATCGGCGGCATGGACCAGTGCGTCGATGCCTGCCGTGCATGCCAAGAAAGTTGTTCGGCAATGGCCGCGTGA
- a CDS encoding DUF1569 domain-containing protein: MKVERRKIDFSDGNAVIDDIQHLHHHGYRRAGNWNLTQICQHLEKTMTGGMDGFGFRLPWILRKTVIQWAFDRALKKRSLPAGAPTLKMLRPVELDAAAGDADEDEAVINACIAAVRRAQDFPGPMKDYPLLEDPPVDRWRDFMWIHAAHHLSFLVPRDADDSGANS; encoded by the coding sequence ATGAAAGTCGAACGTCGAAAAATAGACTTCAGCGATGGGAATGCGGTCATCGACGACATCCAGCATTTGCACCATCACGGTTACCGGCGTGCGGGGAACTGGAATCTGACCCAGATTTGCCAGCACTTGGAAAAAACGATGACCGGGGGGATGGACGGATTCGGATTCCGGTTGCCATGGATTCTGCGCAAGACGGTGATCCAGTGGGCGTTTGATCGCGCGCTGAAGAAACGCAGTCTCCCGGCCGGCGCCCCCACGCTGAAGATGTTGCGTCCGGTCGAATTGGATGCCGCTGCGGGAGACGCGGATGAAGACGAAGCGGTCATCAACGCCTGCATCGCAGCGGTGCGGCGGGCCCAGGACTTTCCAGGCCCCATGAAAGACTATCCGCTGCTAGAAGACCCGCCGGTCGATCGGTGGAGAGATTTCATGTGGATCCACGCGGCCCACCACCTAAGCTTTTTGGTGCCGCGTGATGCGGACGACTCCGGTGCAAACTCTTGA
- a CDS encoding VOC family protein, which yields MKLGYVILYVRDVESTIGFYETAFGMECRFRHSAEGNDYAEMETGQTVLAFASETLADSHEFDYAKVRPDRSPPAIEIALVTDDVEAAYEKAIQGGAAAVRPPADKPWGQTISYVRDANGFLIEICSPVGG from the coding sequence ATGAAACTGGGTTACGTGATTCTGTACGTCCGGGACGTGGAATCGACCATCGGCTTTTATGAGACGGCTTTCGGTATGGAATGTCGATTTCGTCACAGCGCCGAAGGCAACGACTATGCGGAAATGGAAACCGGTCAAACCGTACTGGCCTTTGCATCGGAGACGTTGGCCGATTCTCACGAGTTCGATTATGCCAAAGTCCGACCGGATCGTTCGCCACCGGCGATCGAAATCGCGCTGGTAACGGACGACGTTGAAGCGGCGTATGAAAAGGCCATCCAAGGCGGCGCGGCGGCGGTTCGACCTCCGGCGGACAAACCCTGGGGCCAAACGATCAGCTACGTCAGAGACGCCAACGGTTTTTTGATCGAGATCTGTTCACCGGTTGGTGGTTGA
- a CDS encoding Gfo/Idh/MocA family protein, with the protein MKNLNHSISRRSFLAAASSATVTLATSNAAMAAGSEVRLAILGAGWRGGQLAGSFSKANGCRIVAVADPDIRLAEELAEKHGATAHQDLRHVMDDENVDAVVVATCNHWHCLASIWAINAGKDVYVEKPLSHSQWEGAKVVEAAKRSGQIVQIGTQQRSDPMQAEAKAFLHQEKALGDVQYVIAARMGQRAPIGIRDTPLTIDKEVDYDLWCGPASKEKIYRDKLHYDWHWDWNTGSGEMGNWGVHILDDVRNVAYQDQVSTPTAVTAAGGRVAWDDAGNTPNLHVAILETEMFPTYIALSNLAATPGGKGGWKLRAGLPANLPGSGYAVVCDGGTYFGQRGRGRAMDGTGKVIKEFGVKGDNVLRHVQAFIDAVQSRDESKLNAPIENGHYSTGWCNLANVAIRAAGSFDEARLHQATDQAAWERILNEMRDQLMAFDVSPSNLVLSARLEHDPKTERFVGDNADAGNPFLKRQYRQGFEIEG; encoded by the coding sequence ATGAAAAATTTGAATCACTCCATTTCGCGTCGTTCGTTTCTAGCCGCCGCATCTTCGGCCACCGTGACTCTTGCCACCTCCAACGCGGCGATGGCGGCGGGCAGCGAAGTCCGACTGGCGATTCTCGGAGCCGGATGGCGTGGCGGACAGTTGGCCGGTTCCTTTTCCAAAGCCAATGGATGCCGAATCGTTGCCGTGGCCGATCCCGATATCCGGTTGGCCGAGGAACTAGCAGAGAAGCACGGTGCCACGGCGCACCAGGACCTACGCCATGTGATGGACGACGAAAACGTCGACGCGGTCGTCGTGGCGACGTGCAATCATTGGCATTGCCTGGCATCGATCTGGGCGATCAACGCCGGCAAGGACGTCTATGTCGAAAAACCGCTGTCGCACAGCCAGTGGGAAGGTGCAAAGGTTGTCGAAGCCGCCAAACGGTCCGGCCAGATCGTGCAGATCGGAACGCAGCAACGCAGTGACCCCATGCAGGCGGAAGCCAAAGCATTCCTGCATCAAGAGAAAGCCCTTGGCGACGTCCAGTACGTGATCGCCGCACGCATGGGCCAACGTGCACCGATCGGAATCCGCGACACACCGCTGACGATCGACAAGGAAGTGGATTACGACCTGTGGTGCGGTCCGGCTTCGAAAGAAAAGATCTATCGCGACAAGCTGCACTACGATTGGCACTGGGACTGGAACACCGGCAGCGGTGAAATGGGCAACTGGGGCGTCCACATTTTGGACGACGTCCGTAACGTTGCCTATCAAGACCAGGTCAGCACCCCGACGGCCGTCACCGCCGCGGGCGGTCGCGTCGCCTGGGACGACGCGGGGAACACGCCCAACTTGCACGTGGCGATTTTGGAAACGGAAATGTTCCCGACCTACATCGCGCTCAGCAATCTTGCGGCGACTCCGGGCGGCAAAGGCGGCTGGAAACTGCGTGCCGGTCTGCCCGCCAATCTGCCGGGCAGCGGATACGCGGTCGTTTGCGACGGCGGCACCTATTTCGGCCAACGCGGCCGCGGTCGGGCGATGGACGGAACCGGCAAAGTGATCAAAGAATTTGGCGTCAAGGGCGACAATGTTCTGCGTCACGTCCAAGCTTTCATCGACGCGGTGCAATCGCGTGACGAATCCAAGCTGAACGCACCGATCGAAAACGGTCACTACAGCACCGGGTGGTGCAACTTGGCCAATGTCGCAATCCGCGCCGCGGGATCCTTTGACGAAGCACGTTTGCACCAGGCCACCGATCAAGCCGCTTGGGAACGGATCTTGAATGAGATGCGTGATCAACTGATGGCGTTCGACGTGTCGCCCAGCAATTTGGTCCTCAGTGCCCGATTGGAACACGATCCCAAGACCGAAAGGTTTGTCGGTGACAATGCGGACGCCGGAAACCCGTTCCTGAAACGACAATACCGCCAAGGCTTTGAGATCGAAGGCTAG
- a CDS encoding thymidine phosphorylase, producing the protein MITDLLATKRDAAELSGEEIRSLIEGFVRGDVADYQMSAFAMAVRINGMTDAETSALTAAMVDSGDCFDRLTDRPRLDKHSTGGVGDKISLILAPLLAAAGAEVPMISGRGLGHTGGTLDKLESIPGFQIDLSAARRNEVLKQVGACIVGADASIAPGDRRLYALRDVTATIDSIPLITASILSKKLAATLDALLIDVKVGRGAFMTSVEQAESLARSLIRVGTDSGLPTAAILSDMNQPLGRSIGNANEVNESLDVLDGGGPDEVRELTLASAEILLVQGGLATDVDQARSVLTRLLDDGSAMEKFQQMVHAQGGRLPERLALADAHVITAPESGTIAQIDAIELARIVAVMGGGRQKVDDVIDATVGLDVHGRVGSRVETGQPIATLYQDGEPDVRYIQRVHEAIVIRQQQVEKRPLLIRRYPFE; encoded by the coding sequence ATGATAACTGATCTGCTGGCCACCAAACGGGATGCCGCCGAACTGTCGGGGGAAGAAATTCGATCGCTGATCGAAGGATTCGTTCGCGGTGACGTTGCCGATTATCAGATGTCGGCCTTTGCCATGGCCGTTCGCATCAACGGAATGACCGATGCGGAAACATCCGCACTGACCGCGGCGATGGTCGACAGCGGCGATTGTTTCGATCGCCTGACCGATCGCCCCCGGCTGGACAAGCACAGCACCGGCGGCGTCGGCGACAAGATTTCGCTGATTTTGGCACCGTTGCTGGCCGCCGCCGGGGCGGAAGTCCCGATGATCAGCGGCCGCGGACTGGGGCACACCGGTGGCACGCTGGACAAGCTGGAATCGATTCCCGGATTCCAAATCGACCTGTCGGCGGCACGTCGTAACGAAGTTCTGAAGCAAGTCGGTGCCTGTATCGTCGGCGCCGACGCATCGATCGCGCCGGGCGACCGCCGGCTGTATGCCTTGCGGGACGTCACCGCGACGATCGATTCGATTCCATTGATCACGGCCAGCATCCTGTCGAAAAAGTTGGCTGCGACACTGGATGCTTTGCTGATTGACGTGAAGGTCGGGCGTGGCGCATTCATGACATCGGTGGAACAGGCCGAATCGCTGGCTCGATCATTGATCCGCGTCGGGACAGATTCGGGCTTGCCGACCGCGGCCATTCTTTCCGACATGAACCAGCCGCTGGGGCGTTCGATTGGCAACGCGAACGAAGTCAATGAATCGTTGGACGTACTGGACGGCGGCGGTCCCGATGAGGTCCGTGAACTCACGCTTGCCTCCGCCGAAATCTTGTTGGTTCAAGGTGGACTTGCCACCGATGTCGATCAAGCGCGAAGCGTTTTGACGCGTTTGTTGGATGACGGTTCGGCGATGGAAAAATTCCAACAAATGGTGCATGCCCAGGGCGGGCGTTTGCCCGAACGTCTGGCACTTGCCGACGCCCACGTGATCACGGCCCCGGAATCAGGAACGATCGCCCAGATCGATGCGATCGAGCTGGCTCGAATTGTCGCAGTGATGGGTGGGGGGCGACAAAAGGTCGACGACGTGATCGATGCAACGGTTGGGTTGGATGTGCATGGGCGGGTTGGAAGTCGTGTCGAAACGGGCCAGCCGATCGCAACGCTGTATCAAGACGGCGAACCAGACGTGCGGTATATTCAAAGGGTCCACGAAGCCATCGTGATTCGTCAGCAGCAAGTGGAGAAACGCCCTCTGTTGATTCGCCGATATCCTTTCGAATAA
- a CDS encoding DUF1569 domain-containing protein, translated as MNELRKLQFDDLEDATDEATRLLQTGYQAKGRWTLGQICRHLRLVQDPSIDGYPWWMSAFAFLRPVMRRTLLPKILTTDSPRGIPTSPPFQPGADLDDALEVERFAASVVRLKNHNGPFAPHPAFGKLERERLLQVHTAHAAHHLRFLDPDEPNTH; from the coding sequence ATGAATGAGCTAAGAAAATTACAGTTCGATGACCTGGAGGACGCCACCGACGAAGCAACGCGTTTGCTGCAAACCGGTTATCAGGCGAAAGGGCGATGGACACTGGGCCAGATTTGTCGCCACCTGCGATTGGTCCAAGATCCCAGTATTGACGGGTATCCATGGTGGATGTCGGCGTTCGCTTTCCTGCGGCCAGTGATGCGACGTACCCTGTTGCCGAAGATCTTGACCACCGATTCACCACGTGGGATTCCGACGTCGCCGCCATTTCAACCGGGCGCTGACCTGGACGATGCGTTGGAGGTCGAACGTTTTGCCGCCAGCGTTGTTCGGTTGAAAAACCACAACGGACCTTTCGCACCCCACCCCGCTTTCGGCAAACTGGAACGCGAGCGTCTGTTACAAGTCCACACCGCTCATGCGGCTCACCATTTGCGATTTCTGGATCCCGATGAACCAAACACCCACTGA